A window of Mucilaginibacter robiniae genomic DNA:
CGCGATCAATTAAACCGCCATGTTTATCCTGCACATCGGCTTGATCGAAAAACAGGCGGTGTATTACTTTTCGCATTGGATAAATCTAATGAGATAGCCATGCAGCAACAATTCGCTGCCAATTTGGTTAATAAAAAGTATTGGGCTGTACTACGCGGCCACACACCCACTTCAGGTGAAATCGACTATCCACTACGTAAGGAAAACGGTGCCATACAAGAAGCGTTTACCGCCTACACTATGTTAGCCCATGCTGAACTACCGGTGGCTTTTGGGCAGCATACCACCTCCCGTTATTCGTGGGTTGAAGCCCAACCAGCTACTGGGCGCATGCATCAGTTAAGAAAGCATTTCAGCCATATCTTCCATCCCATTATTGGCGACCGGACACATGGCTGCAACAAGCAGAACAAATTGTTTACCGAAACCTGGCAGATGAATACTATGCTTCTACATGCCGTAGAGCTTAACTTTCAGCATCCGGTAACAGATCAGCAGGTAATGATCAGAGCCAGTGTACAACCTGAGTTCAGGCGCATGATGGACCTAATGGGCTGGACTCAACCTGACTGACATTTTTTTTGAGTAATACTTAGCAACCAAATACCTCAGGGTACAAAGCAGCCGCTTTAAAGATAAAGTTCATGGAATCGGTAACGTAAATACCACCATCTTTTACCTGCTGCAATACTTCAGGGGCAGGCATAGTCAGCACTTCTATGGCTTCAGTTTCATCTGGCTTTTGCACGGAATTAAACTCAGCATCAAACACGATATATCCATATGTTATTTGCCGGGTTTTAGTAGGGTTATTAGATATTTTGCCAAGGGATATTAGTTTGTCGGCTGTCGTTTTAATGCCGGTCTCCTCCTCTAGTTCGTTCAATGCTGATTCAACTAACGTCCTGCCTTTCTGTTTCATACCACCAGGTAGTTCAATCAAAATTTCACCTAAGCCATGCTTATATTGTTTCACCAAAACAACCTGGTTGTCGGGTGTTACTGCCAGTACCATTACTACATCTCCTAAAGGCGCAAAGTAATAATCATCAACAATCTGCCCATTAGCCAGCTGCACTTTATGCAATAGTAATGGAAACCACGGGCTTGGTGATACATCCTGTTCTTCCAGAACAATCCACTTTTTAATAGGTGCTGTATTCATAGGCAGCTAATGTAAACAAATCTTTGATAACAGGTTTATTGTGGGTTAGCGTTAGTATAATGCATTTTATACAACATATAAATGCACCAACTGACTATTTAATTGGGAAGCGTTTTCTATAGCTTACACAGTGGCCTAATGCATTCAATAAATTTTGCATACTATTAGCAACTTGCGGCACAGATTAACAGCAGTAAAAAAGGCCGGTTTACAAACCGGCCTTTTTTATTCCTTTGCATTACCTTATTTGCCAAAAGAATAAAATAGTGAAACGGTTAAGCCACTCGTGGCCAAGTTCAAGCCAAATGAATCTGACTTTTGGTGTTGGAGTGATTGTTTCTGATCGGTATGACTATAAGCTAATGAACCCAGCGTAGTAGCCAATCCGAATCTTTTGGTTGGAAAGTAAACAAAATCCAGGCCTATACCTGCATCAACAGACTTATTTGTTTGTGCACCAGTATCATTAACCTGATTATTATAACTATCGCTGCTTTTACTATATTGATATTGCACAAAAGGCCCGGCTCTAAAGCCTATTTTTTGTTCAAACATCAAATATTTTCTCAAATAAATTGATCCAGAAATAGCATGCGCTGTATTTTCAATCGGTGTATTGACAAAGTTATAGCCTGTGTTCGTGTATTTAGTTTTTACATGATTATAGCCAACACTAGCACCCAAATCTAAATTATCAGCTATAAAGTAACTGTAGTTAGGACCTATAGAAAATTGATTGCTCCGATAATCGGTAGTATAATCATAAATAGAGTTGGGTCCAATCATAGAATTGCTATTGGTACCTTTTGAAGTTGTTAAACCCAAAAATCCTCCCAAGAGCTGATTACCTTTTTGTGTTTGGGCTTTTGTAGCAAGTGTGCCCAACAAAGCGCAGGTAACTGCGACAAGTTTTTTATTGATCATATACTGTGATAAAATTTGAAGCCGCTAAAATAGTATTTTTAGGAATAAAACTTCATCACTGGTTACATGTAAATCAATAACGTAGTAGGTATATTACGGTTATATAATCAACTTCGGTTTGTCTACAATAAATACTAAGCATTACACATAATTTACAAAAAATGGGTTGCAATAATAAGATAGGTTATCTTATTATTGCAACCCATTCGTAAAACAAATCTCAATATAATACTTTATAAAACTTTAGATATACCTCACAACTATTTGTATATTAACGAATAACTTGTATCTAATATCAGCCAAAGGATTTAACTAAGCAAAATATTAGTTGGTTTTCCAAATAGTAAAAGCTACTTCCTTTTCGATGTCATCACATTGAATTACAACTGACAGGTTTTCACCCCGATGATCAAAAGTATGGCTTACCACATCTTGTACTTCTTGTTTAATTTCTTTGACCTTACCATCAAAATCAGCATCAGGAATTCGAATCATAATTTGGTTCATGTAAGAAGATATACTTCCATCGAAAGTACAATCTTTCTTCAACTGCTCAACTACTTGTGCTTTTAAAGTCTCCATGTTTGGTATTTAACAATAGTTATTAAAATAGAATATTTTAACTAAATCGGGTACTGTTAAGCTTGAATAAAGGGGCAAACAGGCAGAATAATAATCTTGTTATTACTTACAAAATATATCCAAGCTACGTAACAATCTTTGAAATACGTAAACTTTACGAAGCTGCTTGGGTCAATAACGTATTTGTTTCACAAATATTGTACAAGCCTAATCTTTTTTAGTCTTGGTTTATATTCTAACTATTAAAGCTAATGCCTACAGCCAACTGCCACTTACAAACACACTGTTATTTCCTTAATGTATCATTATACAACTAACAAACCGCAAACACTTTGCTGATTAAAACCTTATTGTAATTAAATCTATAACGGCTCAGCCGGTAAATAGAAATATTATGGAGATTAAGCTTTACATTAAATATCTGGTTTTCGGCATACCCGTACTTATTATCGTATTCAACCAGCTAGCTGTTTATTATGGTCGCCAGCAGGTATATGACAGTAGGAAATGGATGCACTATATCCGGAACGTATTGGTACTTATCTGGATTATAGCAGTAGGAATAATGCTGATGCATAAATACCAGGATAAACCTTTAACACCATACCCTGGACCGCGTTTACCTACAAAATCTAAGTAAGTAAACGAGCATTTAAAGTAGTTAATATACGTGAACTAATATAAGACTTAAAAGCAGCAATCTACAGACAATTAGTGA
This region includes:
- a CDS encoding pseudouridine synthase — encoded protein: MLEIVFQDDYLVAINKPHGLLVHRSSIAADAEDFALQLLRDQLNRHVYPAHRLDRKTGGVLLFALDKSNEIAMQQQFAANLVNKKYWAVLRGHTPTSGEIDYPLRKENGAIQEAFTAYTMLAHAELPVAFGQHTTSRYSWVEAQPATGRMHQLRKHFSHIFHPIIGDRTHGCNKQNKLFTETWQMNTMLLHAVELNFQHPVTDQQVMIRASVQPEFRRMMDLMGWTQPD
- a CDS encoding porin family protein; its protein translation is MINKKLVAVTCALLGTLATKAQTQKGNQLLGGFLGLTTSKGTNSNSMIGPNSIYDYTTDYRSNQFSIGPNYSYFIADNLDLGASVGYNHVKTKYTNTGYNFVNTPIENTAHAISGSIYLRKYLMFEQKIGFRAGPFVQYQYSKSSDSYNNQVNDTGAQTNKSVDAGIGLDFVYFPTKRFGLATTLGSLAYSHTDQKQSLQHQKSDSFGLNLATSGLTVSLFYSFGK
- a CDS encoding NUDIX hydrolase; translated protein: MNTAPIKKWIVLEEQDVSPSPWFPLLLHKVQLANGQIVDDYYFAPLGDVVMVLAVTPDNQVVLVKQYKHGLGEILIELPGGMKQKGRTLVESALNELEEETGIKTTADKLISLGKISNNPTKTRQITYGYIVFDAEFNSVQKPDETEAIEVLTMPAPEVLQQVKDGGIYVTDSMNFIFKAAALYPEVFGC